The following are encoded in a window of Providencia rettgeri genomic DNA:
- the mscL gene encoding large-conductance mechanosensitive channel protein MscL gives MSFLKDFREFAMKGNVVDMAVGIIIGAAFGKIVSSLVADVIMPPLGLLIGGVDFKSFSIVLKEAQGDLPAVVLNYGMFIQTVFDFLIVAFAIFMAIKVMNKVRREKEAAPAEPTPPSTEEVLLSEIRDLLKEQNKK, from the coding sequence ATGAGTTTTTTAAAAGATTTTCGCGAATTTGCCATGAAAGGCAACGTAGTGGATATGGCTGTCGGTATTATTATCGGTGCTGCATTTGGTAAAATTGTCTCTTCTCTTGTTGCTGATGTCATCATGCCCCCTCTGGGCTTACTTATTGGTGGCGTTGACTTTAAGTCATTCAGTATCGTACTAAAAGAAGCACAAGGTGATTTGCCGGCTGTCGTACTTAATTATGGAATGTTTATACAAACTGTATTTGACTTTCTTATTGTCGCTTTTGCCATTTTTATGGCGATTAAAGTCATGAATAAAGTTCGTCGTGAAAAAGAAGCGGCTCCAGCTGAACCAACACCACCATCAACTGAAGAAGTTTTATTATCAGAAATTCGTGATTTATTAAAAGAACAGAATAAAAAATAA
- the rplR gene encoding 50S ribosomal protein L18, producing the protein MDKKAARIRRATRARRKIQELGATRLVVHRTPRHIYAQVIAPNGSETLVAASTTEKAINEQVKFTGNKDAAAVVGKLIAERALEKGITAVAFDRSGFQYHGRVQALADAAREAGLQF; encoded by the coding sequence ATGGATAAGAAAGCAGCTCGTATCCGTCGTGCGACCCGCGCACGCCGTAAGATCCAAGAATTGGGTGCGACTCGCCTGGTGGTACATCGTACTCCACGCCATATTTATGCGCAGGTTATCGCACCAAACGGTTCTGAAACATTGGTTGCAGCTTCTACTACAGAAAAAGCTATCAATGAACAAGTTAAGTTTACTGGAAACAAAGACGCAGCAGCAGTAGTTGGTAAATTAATTGCTGAACGCGCATTGGAAAAAGGCATCACTGCTGTTGCTTTTGACCGTTCTGGTTTCCAATATCATGGTAGAGTCCAGGCACTGGCAGATGCTGCCCGTGAAGCTGGCCTTCAGTTCTAA
- the rpsN gene encoding 30S ribosomal protein S14, with translation MAKKSMKARDVKRAKLAEKFFAKRVELKAIISDVKASDEDRWDAVLKLQTLPRDSSPSRQRNRCRQTGRPHGFLRKFGLSRIKVREAAMRGEIPGLKKASW, from the coding sequence ATGGCTAAGAAATCTATGAAAGCGCGTGATGTTAAACGTGCTAAATTAGCTGAGAAGTTCTTCGCAAAACGCGTTGAATTGAAAGCTATCATCTCTGATGTTAAAGCATCTGATGAAGATCGCTGGGACGCTGTTCTCAAGCTGCAAACACTGCCACGTGATTCAAGTCCTTCTCGTCAGCGTAACCGCTGCCGTCAAACAGGGCGTCCGCACGGTTTCCTGCGGAAGTTTGGTCTGAGCCGTATTAAAGTCCGTGAAGCCGCTATGCGCGGTGAAATCCCGGGCCTTAAAAAGGCAAGTTGGTAA
- the rpsD gene encoding 30S ribosomal protein S4 has product MARYLGPKLKLSRREGTDLFLKSGVRAIDTKCKLEQAPGQHGARKPRLSDYGVQLREKQKVRRIYGVLERQFRNYYKEATRLKGNTGENLLTLLEGRLDNVVYRMGFGATRAEARQMVSHKAIMVNGRVVNIASYQVSPNDVISVREKAKKQSRIKAALELAEQREKPTWLEVDAAKMEGVFKRIPERTDLSADINEHLIVELYSK; this is encoded by the coding sequence ATGGCTAGATATTTGGGTCCTAAGCTCAAGCTGAGCCGTCGCGAAGGAACAGACCTCTTTCTGAAGTCTGGTGTTCGCGCGATTGACACCAAGTGTAAATTAGAACAGGCACCAGGCCAGCACGGAGCGCGTAAACCGCGTCTGTCTGACTACGGTGTTCAGTTACGTGAAAAACAAAAAGTTCGTCGTATTTACGGTGTTCTAGAGCGTCAATTCCGTAACTATTACAAAGAAGCAACACGTCTGAAAGGCAACACAGGTGAAAACCTGCTGACTCTGCTGGAAGGTCGTCTTGATAACGTCGTTTACCGTATGGGCTTTGGCGCAACTCGCGCAGAAGCACGTCAAATGGTTAGCCATAAAGCTATCATGGTAAATGGTCGCGTAGTTAATATCGCTTCTTATCAGGTTTCCCCGAATGACGTTATCAGCGTTCGTGAGAAAGCTAAAAAACAGTCTCGTATTAAGGCTGCTTTAGAGCTGGCTGAACAGCGTGAGAAGCCAACTTGGCTGGAAGTTGATGCTGCTAAAATGGAAGGTGTGTTCAAACGTATTCCTGAACGTACTGACTTGTCTGCGGACATTAACGAACACCTGATCGTCGAGCTTTACTCCAAGTAA
- the zntR gene encoding Zn(2+)-responsive transcriptional regulator produces the protein MYKIGEIAKLADVTPDTIRFYEKQGLMGHKVRTEGGYRLFTEQDLQRLRFIRYAKQLGFTLEAIAELLSIRVDPEHHTCQESKHIVDIRLLEVEKKIQELIIMRDSLKMLSSACCGDEHATTYCSIMEILERGASTVY, from the coding sequence ATGTACAAGATAGGTGAAATTGCAAAGCTAGCGGATGTGACTCCAGATACAATTCGTTTTTATGAAAAACAGGGTTTGATGGGGCATAAGGTACGAACTGAAGGTGGTTATCGCTTGTTTACAGAACAAGATCTGCAAAGATTACGTTTCATTCGATATGCTAAGCAATTAGGTTTTACCTTAGAAGCGATAGCGGAATTATTGTCTATTCGAGTCGATCCAGAGCATCATACTTGTCAGGAATCTAAACATATTGTTGATATCAGATTGCTGGAAGTTGAAAAAAAGATCCAAGAGCTTATTATTATGCGCGACTCATTGAAGATGCTGAGTTCTGCATGCTGTGGTGATGAACATGCGACAACATACTGCTCTATTATGGAGATATTAGAACGAGGTGCTTCTACGGTTTATTGA
- the rplQ gene encoding 50S ribosomal protein L17 — MRHRKSGRQLNRNSSHRQAMFRNMAGSLVRHEIIKTTLPKAKELRRVVEPLITLAKTDSVANRRLAFARTRDNEIVAKLFNELGPRFAARAGGYTRILKCGFRTGDNAPMAYIELVDRAVESQEAAAE, encoded by the coding sequence ATGCGCCATCGTAAGAGTGGTCGTCAATTGAACCGCAACAGCAGCCACCGCCAAGCTATGTTCCGTAACATGGCTGGTTCTTTAGTTCGTCATGAGATCATCAAGACGACTCTGCCTAAAGCGAAAGAACTGCGTCGCGTCGTTGAGCCGCTGATTACTCTTGCCAAGACCGACAGCGTAGCTAATCGTCGTCTGGCATTCGCACGTACTCGTGATAACGAGATCGTTGCAAAATTATTTAATGAACTGGGACCTCGTTTCGCAGCTCGTGCAGGTGGTTACACTCGTATTCTTAAGTGTGGCTTCCGTACAGGCGACAACGCTCCGATGGCTTACATCGAGCTTGTTGACCGTGCTGTTGAGTCTCAAGAAGCTGCTGCAGAGTAA
- the rplO gene encoding 50S ribosomal protein L15 — translation MRLNTLSPAEGAKHAPKRVGRGIGSGLGKTGGRGHKGQKSRSGGGVRRGFEGGQMPLYRRLPKFGFTSRKAMITAEVRLSDFAAVEGDVIDLNALKAANVVGIQIEFAKVILSGEVNRAVTVRGLRVTKGARAAIEAAGGKIEE, via the coding sequence ATGCGTTTAAATACTCTGTCTCCGGCTGAAGGTGCCAAGCACGCGCCTAAACGCGTAGGTCGTGGTATCGGTTCTGGTCTGGGTAAAACTGGCGGCCGTGGTCACAAAGGTCAGAAATCTCGTTCTGGCGGTGGCGTACGTCGTGGTTTCGAAGGCGGCCAGATGCCTTTATATCGTCGTCTGCCGAAATTCGGCTTCACTTCACGTAAAGCAATGATCACTGCAGAGGTTCGTCTGTCTGATTTTGCTGCTGTTGAAGGCGATGTTATTGATCTGAACGCACTGAAAGCCGCGAACGTTGTTGGCATCCAGATTGAATTTGCGAAAGTTATTCTGTCTGGCGAAGTGAACCGTGCAGTTACTGTACGTGGCCTTCGTGTTACTAAAGGTGCTCGCGCTGCAATCGAAGCTGCCGGCGGTAAAATTGAGGAATAA
- the rplX gene encoding 50S ribosomal protein L24: MAAKIRRDDEVIVLTGKDKGKRGKVKQVLSSGKVIVEGINLVKKHQKPVPALNQPGGIVEKETAIQVSNVAIFNAATGKADRVGFRFEDGKKVRFFKSNSETIK, translated from the coding sequence ATGGCAGCGAAAATCCGTCGTGATGACGAAGTTATCGTGCTAACTGGTAAAGATAAAGGTAAGCGCGGTAAAGTAAAACAGGTTCTTTCTTCTGGTAAAGTTATCGTTGAAGGTATTAATCTGGTTAAAAAACATCAGAAGCCAGTTCCGGCTCTGAACCAACCAGGTGGCATCGTTGAAAAAGAAACGGCTATTCAAGTTTCTAACGTTGCAATCTTTAACGCGGCAACTGGTAAGGCTGACCGTGTAGGCTTTAGATTCGAAGACGGTAAAAAAGTCCGTTTCTTCAAATCTAACAGTGAAACTATCAAGTAA
- the rpoA gene encoding DNA-directed RNA polymerase subunit alpha produces MQGSVTEFLKPRLVDIEQVSSTHAKVTLEPLERGFGHTLGNALRRILLSSMPGCAVTEVEIDGVLHEYSTKEGVQEDILEILLNLKGLAVKVQGKDEVILTLNKSGIGPVTAADIIHDGDVEIVKPQHIICHLTDESASINMRIKVQRGRGYVPASARVHSEEDERPIGRLLVDACYSPVERIAYNVEAARVEQRTDLDKLVIEMETNGTIDPEEAIRRAATILAEQLEAFVDLRDVRQPEVKEEKPEFDPILLRPVDDLELTVRSANCLKAEAIHYIGDLVQRTEVELLKTPNLGKKSLTEIKDVLASRGLSLGMRLENWPPASIADD; encoded by the coding sequence ATGCAGGGTTCTGTGACAGAGTTTCTAAAACCGCGCCTGGTAGATATCGAGCAAGTGAGTTCGACGCACGCTAAGGTGACCCTTGAGCCTTTAGAGCGTGGCTTTGGTCATACTCTAGGTAACGCACTGCGCCGTATTCTGCTTTCGTCTATGCCGGGTTGTGCGGTGACAGAGGTTGAGATTGATGGTGTACTGCATGAGTACAGCACCAAAGAAGGTGTACAGGAAGATATCCTGGAGATTCTCCTCAACCTGAAAGGGCTGGCGGTAAAAGTTCAGGGGAAAGATGAAGTTATTTTAACCTTGAATAAATCTGGCATTGGCCCTGTGACTGCAGCCGATATCATCCATGATGGTGATGTCGAAATCGTCAAGCCACAGCACATCATCTGCCACCTGACTGACGAAAGCGCATCTATTAATATGCGAATTAAAGTACAGCGTGGTCGTGGTTATGTGCCGGCTTCTGCCCGAGTTCATTCGGAAGAAGATGAGCGCCCAATTGGTCGTTTGTTAGTCGATGCTTGCTACAGCCCTGTAGAGCGTATTGCCTACAATGTTGAAGCAGCTCGTGTTGAGCAACGTACTGACTTGGATAAGTTAGTTATCGAAATGGAAACTAACGGTACAATCGATCCTGAAGAGGCGATTCGCCGTGCAGCGACCATTCTGGCTGAACAACTTGAAGCTTTTGTTGATTTACGTGATGTACGTCAACCAGAAGTTAAAGAAGAGAAACCAGAATTCGATCCTATCTTACTGCGCCCAGTTGACGATCTGGAATTGACTGTCCGCTCTGCTAACTGCCTCAAAGCAGAAGCTATCCACTACATCGGTGATCTGGTACAGCGTACAGAAGTTGAGTTGCTTAAAACGCCTAACCTTGGTAAGAAATCTCTTACTGAAATTAAGGACGTCTTGGCATCTCGTGGTCTTTCTCTGGGCATGCGCTTAGAAAATTGGCCACCAGCAAGTATTGCTGATGATTAA
- the rplF gene encoding 50S ribosomal protein L6, whose amino-acid sequence MSRVAKAPVVIPAGVEVKLNGQVISIKGKNGELTRTIHNAVEVKHEDGHLTFGPRAGFDDAWAQAGTTRSLCNAMVVGVTDGFTKKLQLVGVGYRAAIKGNAVSLSLGFSHPVEHALPAGITAECPTQTEIVLKGADKQVIGQVAAELRAYRRPEPYKGKGVRYADEIVRTKEAKKK is encoded by the coding sequence ATGTCTCGTGTGGCAAAAGCACCCGTCGTCATTCCTGCCGGCGTAGAGGTAAAACTCAACGGTCAGGTTATTTCGATTAAGGGTAAAAACGGCGAGCTTACTCGTACTATCCATAATGCAGTTGAAGTTAAACATGAAGATGGCCATTTAACTTTCGGACCACGTGCTGGTTTCGATGATGCATGGGCACAAGCGGGTACGACTCGTTCACTGTGTAATGCAATGGTTGTCGGTGTTACAGATGGCTTCACTAAAAAGCTTCAACTGGTTGGTGTTGGTTACCGTGCAGCAATCAAAGGCAATGCTGTTAGCTTGTCTTTAGGTTTTTCGCATCCGGTTGAACACGCACTGCCAGCAGGCATTACTGCTGAATGTCCAACACAAACTGAAATCGTACTGAAAGGTGCGGATAAGCAAGTGATTGGTCAAGTTGCAGCAGAACTGCGTGCTTACCGTCGTCCTGAGCCTTACAAAGGTAAAGGTGTTCGTTACGCCGATGAAATCGTGCGTACCAAAGAGGCTAAGAAGAAGTAA
- the rpmD gene encoding 50S ribosomal protein L30 → MAKTIKITQVRSSIGRLPKHKATLTGLGLRRIGHTVEREDTPAVRGMINLVSYMVKVEE, encoded by the coding sequence ATGGCTAAGACTATTAAAATTACACAAGTTCGCAGTTCAATCGGTCGTCTGCCTAAGCATAAGGCAACTTTGACTGGTTTAGGTCTGCGTCGCATTGGTCATACAGTAGAACGTGAGGATACTCCTGCCGTTCGTGGTATGATCAACTTGGTTTCCTACATGGTTAAAGTTGAGGAGTAA
- the rpmJ gene encoding 50S ribosomal protein L36: MKVRASVKKLCRNCKIIRRNGSVRVICSVEPRHKQRQG, encoded by the coding sequence ATGAAAGTTCGTGCTTCCGTCAAGAAATTATGCCGTAACTGCAAAATTATCCGTCGCAATGGTAGCGTTCGTGTAATTTGTAGTGTTGAACCAAGACATAAACAACGTCAAGGTTAA
- the rpsE gene encoding 30S ribosomal protein S5, whose protein sequence is MSHIEKQAGELQEKLIAVNRVAKTVKGGRIFSFTALTVVGDGNGRVGFGYGKAREVPAAIQKAMEKARRSMKTVALNNGTLFHPVKGTHTGSRVFMQPAHEGTGIIAGGAMRAVLEVAGVRNVLAKTYGSTNPINVVRATLDALDSMKSPEMVAAKRGKSVEEILG, encoded by the coding sequence ATGTCTCACATCGAAAAACAAGCTGGCGAACTGCAGGAAAAGCTGATCGCGGTAAACCGCGTAGCAAAAACCGTTAAAGGTGGCCGTATTTTCAGCTTTACCGCACTGACTGTAGTTGGTGATGGTAACGGTCGCGTTGGTTTTGGCTACGGCAAAGCGCGCGAAGTTCCGGCAGCAATCCAGAAAGCGATGGAAAAAGCCCGTCGCAGTATGAAAACCGTTGCTCTTAACAACGGCACATTATTCCACCCAGTGAAAGGTACACACACCGGTTCTCGCGTGTTTATGCAACCTGCTCACGAAGGTACCGGTATCATTGCCGGTGGTGCAATGCGTGCTGTGTTAGAAGTAGCTGGAGTTCGCAACGTACTGGCTAAAACCTACGGTTCCACAAACCCAATTAACGTGGTTCGTGCAACACTGGATGCTTTAGACAGCATGAAGTCTCCAGAAATGGTCGCAGCTAAGCGTGGAAAATCCGTCGAAGAAATTCTGGGGTAA
- the secY gene encoding preprotein translocase subunit SecY: MAKQPGLDFQSAKGGAGELKRRLLFVIGALIVFRIGSFIPIPGIDATVLAKLLEQQQGTIIEMFNMFSGGALSRASIFALGIMPYISASIIIQLLSVVNPRLAEIKKEGEAGRRKISQYTRWGTLVLAIFQSIGIAMGLPNMPGMQGLVIDPGFPFYFTAVVSLVTGTMFLMWLGEQITERGIGNGISIIIFAGIVAGLPPAIGHTIEQARQGDLHFLLLLLVAVLVFAVTFFVVFMERGQRRIVVNYAKRQQGRRVYAAQSTHLPLKVNMAGVIPAIFASSIILFPGTIASWFGDGTGWDWLTTISMYLQPGQPLYVLLYASAIIFFCFFYTALVFNPRETADNLKKSGAFVPGIRPGEQTAKYIDKVMTRLTLVGALYITFICLIPEFMRDAMKVPFYFGGTSLLIVVVVIMDFMAQVQTLMMSSQYESALKKANLKGK, encoded by the coding sequence ATGGCTAAACAACCGGGATTAGATTTTCAAAGTGCCAAAGGTGGAGCTGGCGAACTTAAACGCAGACTTTTGTTTGTAATTGGTGCGCTAATTGTTTTCCGAATTGGTTCTTTTATTCCAATCCCTGGTATTGATGCCACTGTGCTTGCCAAATTGCTCGAACAGCAACAAGGCACCATCATTGAAATGTTCAACATGTTCTCTGGTGGTGCTCTTAGCCGTGCTTCTATCTTTGCTTTGGGTATCATGCCGTATATTTCAGCATCGATTATTATCCAATTATTATCAGTGGTTAATCCACGATTAGCAGAGATTAAGAAGGAAGGAGAAGCAGGTCGTCGGAAGATAAGCCAATATACTCGCTGGGGTACTCTGGTATTAGCAATATTCCAATCTATTGGTATTGCAATGGGTCTACCGAATATGCCAGGGATGCAAGGGTTAGTTATTGATCCAGGCTTCCCGTTCTACTTTACGGCTGTTGTTAGCTTAGTCACAGGGACAATGTTCTTGATGTGGTTAGGTGAACAGATAACTGAACGAGGTATCGGTAACGGTATTTCAATCATTATCTTCGCTGGTATTGTTGCGGGATTACCGCCGGCTATTGGCCATACCATCGAGCAAGCTCGGCAAGGCGATCTGCACTTCCTCCTGTTGCTGTTGGTTGCGGTATTAGTATTCGCGGTAACTTTCTTTGTTGTGTTTATGGAGCGTGGTCAACGTCGTATCGTTGTTAATTACGCTAAACGCCAGCAAGGACGCCGTGTTTATGCAGCACAAAGTACGCATTTACCGTTAAAAGTGAATATGGCGGGTGTAATTCCTGCAATTTTTGCTTCCAGTATCATACTATTCCCGGGTACAATAGCATCTTGGTTTGGTGATGGAACTGGCTGGGACTGGCTGACTACAATTTCCATGTATTTACAGCCTGGTCAACCGTTATATGTGTTGCTTTATGCTTCTGCGATCATCTTCTTCTGTTTCTTCTATACGGCGTTGGTTTTCAACCCAAGAGAAACAGCAGATAACCTGAAGAAGTCCGGTGCATTTGTACCAGGAATTCGTCCGGGAGAGCAAACGGCCAAGTACATTGATAAGGTAATGACTCGCCTGACATTAGTCGGCGCACTATATATTACCTTCATCTGCCTAATCCCGGAGTTCATGCGTGACGCAATGAAAGTACCTTTTTACTTTGGTGGTACTTCCCTCTTAATTGTGGTTGTCGTTATCATGGACTTTATGGCTCAAGTGCAAACTCTGATGATGTCAAGTCAATATGAGTCTGCATTGAAGAAAGCAAACCTGAAAGGTAAGTAA
- the rpsK gene encoding 30S ribosomal protein S11 → MAKAPVRARKRVRKQVSDGVAHIHASFNNTIVTITDRQGNALGWATAGGSGFRGSRKSTPFAAQVAAERCAEAVKEYGIKNLEVMVKGPGPGRESTIRALNAAGFRITNITDVTPIPHNGCRPPKKRRV, encoded by the coding sequence ATGGCAAAGGCACCAGTTCGTGCACGTAAGCGTGTAAGAAAACAAGTCTCAGACGGTGTGGCTCATATCCATGCTTCTTTCAACAACACTATCGTTACAATTACTGACCGTCAGGGTAACGCATTAGGTTGGGCAACTGCCGGTGGTTCCGGTTTCCGTGGTTCTCGCAAATCTACTCCGTTCGCAGCTCAGGTTGCAGCAGAGCGTTGCGCAGAAGCTGTGAAAGAATACGGAATCAAAAACCTGGAAGTTATGGTTAAGGGACCGGGTCCGGGTCGCGAATCAACAATTCGTGCTCTGAACGCCGCTGGTTTCCGCATCACTAATATTACTGATGTGACTCCTATCCCTCATAACGGTTGTCGCCCACCGAAAAAACGTCGCGTTTAA
- the rpsH gene encoding 30S ribosomal protein S8 produces the protein MSMQDPIADMLTRIRNGQAANKVAVTMPSSKLKVAIAKVLKEEGYIEDFKIEGDIKPELELTLRYFQGKAVVESIQRVSRPSLRIYKKKDELPQVMAGLGIAVVSTSKGVMTDRAARQAGLGGEILCYVA, from the coding sequence ATGAGCATGCAAGATCCCATCGCGGATATGCTGACCCGTATCCGTAACGGTCAGGCCGCGAACAAAGTTGCGGTCACCATGCCTTCCTCCAAGCTGAAAGTGGCGATTGCCAAAGTGCTGAAGGAAGAAGGTTATATTGAAGATTTTAAAATTGAAGGCGACATCAAGCCAGAACTGGAACTGACTTTACGTTATTTCCAAGGTAAGGCTGTTGTAGAAAGCATTCAGCGTGTAAGCCGCCCAAGTCTGCGCATCTATAAGAAAAAAGATGAGCTGCCACAAGTTATGGCTGGCTTAGGTATCGCTGTTGTTTCTACCTCTAAAGGTGTCATGACTGATCGTGCAGCTCGCCAAGCTGGTCTTGGTGGCGAGATTCTCTGCTACGTAGCTTAA
- the rplE gene encoding 50S ribosomal protein L5, with protein sequence MAKLHDYYKDEVVNKLMSEFSYTSVMQVPRVEKITLNMGVGEAIADKKLLDNAAADLAAISGQKPLITKARKSVAGFKIRQGYPIGCKVTLRGERMWEFLERLISIAVPRIRDFRGLSAKSFDGRGNYSMGVREQIIFPEIDYDKVDRVRGLDITITTTAKSDDEGRALLAAFNFPFRK encoded by the coding sequence ATGGCGAAACTGCATGATTACTATAAAGACGAAGTTGTTAATAAACTCATGTCTGAGTTTAGTTACACTTCTGTCATGCAAGTCCCTCGGGTCGAGAAGATCACCCTGAATATGGGTGTTGGTGAAGCGATTGCTGACAAAAAACTGCTGGATAACGCAGCAGCTGATTTAGCAGCTATCTCTGGTCAAAAACCATTGATCACCAAAGCACGCAAATCTGTTGCAGGCTTCAAAATCCGTCAGGGCTATCCAATCGGCTGTAAAGTAACCCTGCGTGGCGAACGCATGTGGGAGTTCCTTGAGCGTCTGATTTCTATTGCTGTACCACGTATTCGTGACTTCCGTGGCTTGTCCGCTAAGTCTTTCGATGGTCGCGGTAACTACAGCATGGGTGTTCGTGAACAAATCATCTTCCCTGAAATCGATTACGATAAAGTGGATCGTGTGCGTGGCTTAGATATTACTATCACCACGACTGCGAAATCAGATGACGAAGGTCGCGCACTGTTAGCAGCGTTCAACTTCCCGTTCCGCAAGTAA
- the trkA gene encoding Trk system potassium transporter TrkA encodes MKIIILGAGQVGGTLAENLVDENNDITVVDTDGDRLRQLQDQFDLRVVNGHGSHPRVLRDAGAEDADMLVAVTNSDETNMVACQIAYSLFNTPNKIARIRATEYIREADKLFLPEQIPIDYLISPEQLVIDYIYKLIQYPGALQVVNFAEGKVSIVAVKAYYGGSLVGNALSSLREHMPHIDTRVVAIFRQDRPIRPQGSTVIEAGDEVFFVASTQHIRAVMSELQRLEKPYKRLMIVGGGNVGAGLARRLEKDYSVKLIERNQQRATELAQLLHDTIVFYGDASDQELLTEEHIEQMDVFIALTNDDEANIMSAMLAKKMGAKKAMVLIQRSAYVELVQGGVIDIAVSPQQATISALLSHVRKADIVSVSSLRRGVAEAIEAIAHGDENTSKVVGKKISEIKLPPGTIIGAIVREEEVIIASDYNIIEQGDHVIMFITDKKYVPDVEKLFQPSPFFL; translated from the coding sequence ATGAAGATCATTATTCTAGGCGCTGGGCAAGTAGGCGGCACACTTGCTGAAAATTTAGTTGATGAGAACAATGATATTACAGTAGTTGATACAGATGGTGATCGTCTGCGTCAGCTACAAGATCAATTCGATCTACGAGTCGTCAATGGCCATGGTTCACATCCGCGGGTGCTTCGTGATGCAGGAGCCGAAGATGCTGATATGTTAGTCGCGGTGACAAACTCTGACGAAACAAATATGGTTGCTTGTCAAATTGCATATAGTCTATTTAATACGCCAAATAAAATTGCACGTATTAGAGCCACCGAATATATCCGTGAGGCGGATAAGCTATTTCTTCCAGAACAAATCCCTATTGACTATTTGATCTCCCCTGAACAATTAGTCATTGATTACATCTACAAACTTATTCAATACCCCGGTGCACTACAGGTTGTTAATTTTGCAGAAGGTAAAGTCAGCATTGTTGCCGTAAAAGCCTATTATGGCGGTTCACTTGTCGGAAATGCTTTATCGAGTTTACGTGAACATATGCCACATATTGATACACGTGTTGTTGCAATATTTCGACAAGACCGCCCAATTCGCCCCCAAGGCTCAACCGTTATTGAAGCGGGTGATGAAGTCTTCTTTGTTGCTTCAACACAACATATCAGAGCCGTTATGAGCGAACTACAAAGACTTGAAAAACCCTACAAGCGCTTAATGATTGTGGGGGGAGGTAACGTCGGGGCTGGGTTGGCTCGCCGTTTAGAAAAAGATTATAGCGTTAAACTTATCGAACGAAACCAGCAACGAGCGACCGAATTAGCACAATTATTACATGACACTATAGTGTTTTATGGTGATGCGTCTGATCAAGAGCTGCTGACTGAAGAACATATTGAGCAGATGGATGTATTTATCGCTCTCACAAATGATGATGAAGCCAACATCATGTCTGCCATGCTAGCCAAAAAAATGGGCGCGAAAAAAGCGATGGTGCTTATCCAACGCTCTGCCTACGTTGAGCTTGTTCAAGGCGGGGTCATCGATATTGCCGTTTCACCACAACAAGCCACAATTTCAGCGCTATTAAGTCATGTAAGAAAAGCCGATATTGTCAGTGTATCTTCTTTAAGAAGAGGAGTCGCTGAAGCCATTGAAGCCATTGCACATGGCGATGAAAATACCTCAAAAGTAGTTGGTAAAAAAATATCGGAAATCAAACTTCCTCCAGGAACAATTATTGGTGCAATAGTTCGAGAAGAGGAAGTTATTATTGCTAGCGATTACAATATTATTGAACAAGGTGACCATGTCATTATGTTTATTACAGATAAAAAATATGTTCCTGACGTGGAGAAATTATTCCAACCGAGTCCATTCTTTTTATAA
- the rpsM gene encoding 30S ribosomal protein S13, producing MARIAGINIPDHKHTVIALTSIFGIGKTRSQAICEATGIAENVKISELSEEQIDKLRDEVAKYVVEGDLRREITLSIKRLMDLGCYRGLRHRRGLPVRGQRTKTNARTRKGPRKPIKK from the coding sequence GTGGCCCGTATAGCAGGCATTAACATTCCTGATCATAAACATACCGTAATCGCTTTAACATCGATTTTCGGCATCGGCAAAACTCGTTCACAGGCTATCTGTGAAGCAACTGGTATTGCTGAAAATGTTAAGATCAGTGAGCTGTCTGAAGAACAAATCGACAAGCTGCGTGACGAAGTTGCCAAGTATGTGGTAGAAGGTGACCTACGTCGTGAAATTACCCTGAGCATCAAGCGTCTGATGGACCTTGGATGTTACCGTGGTTTACGTCATCGTCGTGGTCTTCCTGTGCGCGGACAGCGTACTAAGACTAACGCTCGTACCCGTAAGGGTCCGCGTAAGCCGATCAAGAAATAA